GAATACGCCGGTGACCTTCAGGCTGCCGGGCGCCGCGTCGCGGAGGATGCTGCGTGCTTTGCGGAGCCGGGCTTCGAGCAGTTCGCCGGTGAAGGTGCTGCCGGCTTCGTGGAATGCCGCTTGGAGGGTGCGCTTGCCGATGCCGAGGTCACCAGCGAGGCTGTCGATGGTCCACGGTTCGTCGACGCGTTGCCGGATCGCGGCGAGCGCAGCGTTGACATGGCGCCGAGACGCGATGTGCGACGGCTCGGGCGAGCGGGAATCGTAGCTCGGCGACTGTGTGCGGAACAGGCCGAGCATGAGACTTTGTTCCCAGGTGCGAGCCAGGAACGAGTCGGAAAACAGGCTCGACGTGCCGTCGAGATCTCGGGCCATGGTACGCGCAATGTCCGCCCATCCGGCTCCATAGCCCGTGGCGACGTCCATTCCCGGATGGAAGGTCACGGGCCCGTCGTCCAAAAGATGGCCGGCGTGCTCGCGCAGGAATTCTTCCAGCGCGCTGCGTTCGATTCGCACGATCAGCTTCACGCAGTCGGCGCTCCAGCGCATGCTCAGCGGCTGGTCGGGATCGGGGATCGTGGCAAGCCCGGGATGCGATTCGATCTCGTTGTCGCCGGATCGCACCAGCGCGTGCCCGGCCAACGGGATCATGACGACGAAGAATTCTTTGAGCGGCCTCGGTTCGATTACGACCTCGCTGCCGTACCCGACGAGGACCATTCCGATGTCGCGCAGCTTTTTCGTGCGCATCCATGCGTCGAGTCCGCTTCCGCGCCCGACCGGTTTCAGGCGGTGAGGACAGAAGATCCTCTCCACCCGGTCGCGCACGTAGTCCACGTCACCGGAGCGAAACAGTTCGTTGCCTCTCAGCAACGACAGAGGTTCATGCGCATGAACCTTTGTCATCGGTACCCCCCGATCCTTCCGGCGTTCGCCCTTCGGTGCCGCCGTCGCACCTTCAGTGCCATTCTTGTCTCCTCGGCGGACCGCACCATACCTCCAATCGGGCAACATGTATTCTGCAATTTGCAGATCCGGTGCGGCCAAGATGACCGGCGGGGCGAACAGGTTCGGGCGATCCCTAATCCCCGAGACGAGGGTTTCGCGTGTGCACGATGAGCGTGTCCGTTAGGCAGCCGGACGGACACGCTCATCGTCGGCTGCAGTTGCTTCGCACAGCGCCATCGCAGGCGTGCAACCTGATCAGCAGCCCAGTCCAGATCGTGCTGATCGCCGTCCAGTTCGCGCGAAACTGCTGACCTCCCGCGCGCGTTGCGTTGTGATAGGAGGCGGGGCGGATCGCGCTCTGCCACGCGGATCAGGGGACTGTGCAAGGCGACCCGGACTCAGCGGGGCTCCGCCGTTGACGGGCCTCGCCGCACTGGCGAGCCGTCGCGATCCGCTGAAAGTCGGCTTGGTGCCAAGAAAGGACAGGGAATGTCTTCGGGCCTCGTGACGCTGGTGAACCCGAATCTGGTGCATCCGCCGATCACGCCGTACGCGTTGGACATCTTGGGGACGTCGTTGGAGGCGGCAGGCTTCGACGTCGAAGTGCTGGACCTGTGTCTTGACCGGGAGGGCTGGTCGACGCGGGTGGAGCAGTACTTTTCACGGCGTTCGCCGCTGCTGGTGGGTGTGACGATCCGCAACACCGACACGATCTATCCGCAGGAGCAGCGGGTCTTCCTGGGTTCGCACCGGAAGATCATCGCTGCGATCGCCCGCCGCACCCAGGCCCCGATCGTGGGCGGCGGCGTCGGGTTCTCCTCGATGCCGTTCGCGCTGGTCGACTATTTCAACCTCGATTTCGGCGTGAAGGGTCCCGGCGAGGTCACCCTCGTGCGCCTCGCCGAGGCTCTGGCTGCCACAGGGGACGGCAGTCGCGTGCCGGGAGTCATCGCGAAGGATCACGCCGGACAGCTCCGGGAGAACAATCACGGCAGTGCGCGGCTCGACCGGGGACGGACCCGTCTGGTCAACCTCGTGACGCCGTACAGGCGGTATTCCGGGCGCGAGGACAAGGTCGACAACCTGGCCTACTACCGCTTGGGCGGACTCGGCAACATCCTCACCAAGAACGGGTGCACCTATGCCTGCACCCATTGCGTCGAGCCGGACGCGAAGGGCAGCCGGTTCGCGCTCCGCCCGCCGGGCGCGGTGGTCGACGAGATGCACTCCCTTCTGGAACAAGGGGTGCATGATTTGCACACGACCGACAGCGAGTTCAACCTCAACATCGCGCACAGCAAGCGGGTGTTGCGCGAGATCATCCGCCGGAAGCGGGCCGATCCGTCCTCGCCGTTGCACCGACTGCGGTTGTGGGTCTACGTGCAGCCCGCGCCGTTCGACAGGGAGTACGCGGCGCTGCTCGCGGAGGCCGGGTGCGCCGGCATCAACGTCGCCCCGGATCACATGCGGCCCGATCTGTTGGACGGATGGAAAGTCACCGGCAAGGGACACCGGTTCTACGATGTCGGCGACGTGGCCGAAGTCTGCTCGTGGGCGCGCGAGTACGACATTCCCACGATGGTCGAGGTGCTGTTGGGTATGCCCGGAGAAACGGCGTCGACGTTGCGCGACTGTGTACGCAGCACCCTTGCTCTCAACGCCACCGTTGTCGGCTACACGCTCGGCATCCGAGTCTTTCCGTACTCGCCCTTGGGGCAACAGTTGGCCGAACTGAGCGGTGGCACGTCGGCGGTGCCGGGGGTGCAATCCAACACCGCAACGGAGCCCATCATGCTCGCCCCGCGTCGCCGGTGCGCGGATGCTGCGGCCTACGAACGGCAATTCATGTTCGACGCCCGCGGCGGGTTCAGGCCGGTCTACTACTTTTCTCCCGAACTCCCCGACGGAGCGGGTGCGACAGCGCCCGGGGATCGCTGGCAGTCGAGCCTGGAATTGCTGTGGAACTGCGTCCCTTTCGGCGACCGGGATCGGGTCATGCTGCCCACGGCCCCCGGCTTGAGCCCAGAAGACAACAACTACGCGGACAACCCGTTCCTGCTTCGGCTGACCGAGTTGGGCTATACGGGCGCGTACTGGTCGCATTGGCCCGACCGCTACAAGATCATGGGCTCGCAGTCGCCCGCGAACGCCTGACCGGCTGCGGCAGCGCGGTTCCGGAGAAAGGCCCGACACGCACGGCCTCGACCCGTCCCCGAGCGTGCGCCGGCTAGCGGCCGAGCTGGCAGGACGCAAGGTCGAGCACCAGCTTCGTGGTCAGGTCGCTGTCCGCGCCGGACGTTCCTGTGTCAGGGCTCGTGACCAAGGCCTCAAGCACGCGTCGCCAGCCGCGGCCGGGGTCCGTGCGCACGTCGAGTTCGCCGGGCAGCCGCGGCGGCGCGTCCGCTCGCGTGCCCGCCGCCGCGCATACCCCCTCGGCCGCCAGGTGCACGAACAGGACGTCCGTGTTCGCGGCCCACGCCTGCCAATGCGGGTCGGCAGGGTCCACGACCACTGCCCGCTCGGGGGATGCGAGGGCGTCCGAACCACCGGAAGAGATCCGGACCTCACCGCGGGTCGGGAGCACCACGAGATAGGTCGTCAGCAGCGGCTGCATTTCGATCTCGACTGGGCCGCCGAAGCTCAAGCACGACACAGAGACCCCGCCGCCGAAATCCGCGTGCCGGCCGCGGGCGTCAAAGCGCTCGGGATCCAGCGGCTCCAACCGGAAGCAGGAAAGCCAATGCCGACGGTAGTTGTCCGAATCGACGATACGGCTGCGCTTTGCTGGCATCGCAGACCCTCCCACGCAAACGGGTGCTCGCCACGAAGACCAGGTCTCGCGATCCCTGGACCCGCGACGGCGCGGACCGACCGTGTGCGCAGCAGTTTGGCAGACGACCTCGTCGTTCCGGAACCTCCGCCCGGGCGAGTTGACCGCCACGGCCGGGATGCGAACGCCGGTGTCGCGTCGCGCGTGCAGCGGCACCCTGGCCCGCCGCCTCAATTGCGCAGTTCCGCCCCTGCGCGAACGGGATCATGAAGTGCGCGTTCGGGATAGTCGGCACAATGCCGAGCGCATACGGTGATCGCGAGGCTGCCTGAGGAAGGAACGGCCGCTGCCGCCGAACTGAGGAATGCGGATCCGGCGAAAAGCACCGCTGTCGCGCGGGAGCGCGGAGCAGGAGAGGACGACCGTCGTATGCCCGCGTTCATGGAGCCGTTTCGGATCAAGATGGTCGAGCCCATCCCGTTTCCCTCGCGGGAGGAACGCGAGCAAGCGCTGGCGGATGCCGGGTACAACCTGTTCCGGGTGCCGGCCAACGCAATCACCATCGATCTGCTGACTGACTCGGGCACTGCCGCGATGTCGGCGGCGCAATGGTCGGCGTTGGTCTCCGGCGACGAGTCGTACGCCGGGGCGCGCTCCTTTGCCCGTTTCGAACGAGTCGTTCGCGGCCTCACCGGCTACCGCGAGGTCATTCCGGTCCATCAGGGCCGCGCGGCCGAACGCATTCTGCTCGATGCTGTATTGGGTCCCGGCGAGCTGTGCGTGAGCAATACCCATTTCGATACCACCCGCGCCAGCGTCGAATCTGCGGGCGCCACCGCCCTCGACCTGCCCGCCAGCCGTGATCACGAACCTGGCTTCGGCGGCAATATCGACGTGGCCGCGACCGAGGCTCTGCTCGCCTCGCCCGACGGCCTGCGGGTGCGCTGTCTGGTTCTGACGATCACGAACAACGCCGGCGGCGGTCACCCGGTCTCGATGACGAACCTCCGGGCAGCCCGGGACTTGTGCGACACGTACGACGTTCCTTTGTTGCTGGATGCGTCTCGGTTCGCCGAAAACGCCTACTTGGTGACGGCCCGGGATCCCGCCTACGCCGGCCGGCATCCGCGGGACGTGGCCTGTGAAGCGTTTGAACTGGCGGATGGCTGCTGGGCGTCGTTGAAGAAGGACGGGCTCGGCAACATCGTCGGCCTTATCGCGCTACGCGATGCCGATCTTGCCGCGCGCTGCCGTGCACAGCTCATCGAAGTCGAGGGTTTTCCGACCTACGGCGGGCTCGCCGGCCGCGACCTCGATGCGCTCGCCCAAGGCCTCGAAGAAGTGACCGACCCGAGGTATCTGCGCTACCGCGCCGAGTGCGCGGCCTGGTTCGGATCTCAACTGGCCCGCGCGGGTCTTCCCGTCATCGAGCCCACCGGATGCCACGCGGTCTACCTTGACGCCGCTGTCCTTCTGCCTCATCTCCCGCCGCATCAACTTCCAGCGACCGCGCTCGCCAACGCGCTCTACGAGCACGGCGGCGTCCGCGTGTCCGACCTCGGCACGCTGGTGTTCGGCCGCCCAAACCCCGGCGGCGGCGCGGATATTCCGGCGCCGCGGGAACTCGTGCGCTTCGCGCTGCCCCGCCGCGTCTACACCCGCAGCCACCTCGAGTACGTCGTCGACAAGACATTGAGCGTGGCAGCGTCCGCGGCAAGCATTCCTGGCTACCACGTCGTCGAGCAGGCCCGCACGCTGCGTCATTTCACAGCCGTCCTCAAGCCGCTCACATGAGGTCGCGGGATCTCGCCACGCCTGGTGACCGACACGCTCGCCGGTCAGGACGCATCCTGCCTGGCGGGCTCGAGCAGCGGCTGTCGAGTCCGGCTGCCGAGGGGCTGCCCCCGGCGCAGCGATGGAGCGGAGGCCCGGCGAGGTGACCACGGGACATGCCGGCGTCGCCGCCACCGCCGAGGACGCCGCCGCCGTCCAGCGCGATCTGCTCGGCGCCCGCCATCGCGTGCGCGCCCTCGCCGACCGGATCGAGCTGCGCTACCGGGTCGCCGACGTCGAGCCGGGGATGACGCTGTGGCGGCTGACCTACCCGTATCCGGTCGAGCTGGTCATCGACGCTGCCCCCGCCTTCCTGTTCACCGCGCTCGACCCCGCCGGTGCCGGCGGCGAGGCCGAGTGGCTGCTGGACGGGCGAACCTACCGATGCCCGCCCGAGCCCGGCCTGGTGCTCAACCCCCGCGACCAGGCCACCCTGACCCTGCGCGAGCCCGTCACCATGCTGGTCCTGCGCGCCTCCCCGCGGTGGGCGGAGCTGGCGCTGAGGCAGCATCTGCGCGATCCCGCGCTGGACCGCGGCCCGCTGCGGTTCGACCGCATCGCCACCCCCGCCTGCGCCGACCTGATCACCGCACAGGCCGCACGCCTCCCGCGATGACCCGACAGCGCCGCGAGCCCCGGGCCCGCTGCTTGAGACGGACCCGCCCCGGACACGGAGAAAGCATTTGGAACGGAACCCGCACAGCGCGGACCTTCACGACATGCTCGCCGATCTCGAGGACTACCGCGCCAACCTGGGAACACGCGCGACGCCCGCTGCGTTCGCGAAGCGCATGGCCGCGACGCAGGCGCGCACCGGCAAGGCCGAGGCCGACATCCTGGCCCTGCGCAACACTGCCGCCCACCGGCAGGCGATGGACATGCTGAACATGATCGAACGGAACCCGCCTGGCGCGGACCCCGGCGCGAGCAAAGCCCTGCACGCGGTCACGCGGTTGCTGTTGGTCGGCATCATGCAAACCCTCGACGGCACCAGGGACGCGAACGAAATCCGGCCATGACCGGCCCTGGCGGGCCTTCGAGGCCGCCGGCGGTTCGAGCTCGCCGAACCCGGACCCCGTGTGTCAGCGGACGGGCATCGTCGTCAGGCACGCCAAGATTCTCGCAAACCTCGTGCCGTCGCGAAGTTGTTGCCCGCTTCGGCCACGTGGTGATCGCTGGCGCCACGGCGCGCTGGGCTCGGCTTCAGCTGTTCCGTCCTTGGCCGGGGCCCGGCCCGCGTGGCGGAGCGGGCGATTTACGTCGGGCGGGGACGTTCTGAGAGTTCACTGGGTGGCGTGCCTGGACCGCGCAACGAGTTCGAGGAGCACCTGGTGCAGCTCGCGGATGGTGTTCCGGGGTTCCACGCTGATGTTTCCGAGGTGATCGGCTACGACCTGGAAGAGCCGCGCGTCGCGGTGGGCTGTCCGCGGTGCGGGCGGACGCTGAACGAGGACGAGAAAGACCGGATGACGGCTCGAACCGCGGCCGGGGCCAGAAACGTGCTGATCTGCTTCGACTGCGAGTGCGCGGAGGAGGCCCGGATGCTGCGCGGCGGCGGCCTCCTCCGCCGCCGAGGGCCAGGAGATCCGGCTGTTGCGGGAATCCGCTCCGCTGCGCGGGATGAACGAGAGGCTGTCCGCATTGGGTTTCCGGTGCCGTCCGGCAGTGCCCCGGCTAGAGTCACCAGCCTGACGAGGGCCCGGGCCACCCGGTGAAAGGTCGGATTTCGCTGGGCGGCATCCGCAGGGGCCCTTCCAGCATCGGGCGGCGGCCAGCAGATGATCCGGTCCGCCTTGCAGGTAGATCTTGAGGAGAAACCGCAGACGCAGCGCGTATCACCAGCGCAGGCAGATAACGGCTTGCGTGGACGGAGGGCGTTGCCGCCTTCAAACCCGACGCCGACGGCGGCTGGACCTCAGACATGCAGCAACCGGCGGACCGGGCAGAACCTGTCCGACGAACGCTACGAAGCACTGCGCGGCATCGGCTGCACCGGCTGGCCAAAGAGATTCCGGGTCTAGTCTTCTTCTTTGCAGGAGAAGATGCCGTGTTCGACGGAGACCACGAACTCCTCGCCGGGCCACTCCTCGTAGGCTGCCTCGACTGCCGCAGGATCGCCCCATCGCTTCATGTGAGCGCCGTCGGCTTCGGTGCGGATGATGTAGCCGAATGGGCACTCACAGCCGGTGAGGAAGGTGTAGTGCCTGCCCGTTCGCTGAGTCGCGTAGGCCAGTTCCGCCGGGTACGCGGCCTCGTGCTTGCCGCAGTACAGCGGCAGCCGGATCAGCGTGCCGTCCAAGGTGCTGGCGGGGAGTTCGGTCGCGGGGGTAAACGCCGACAGCCGAACGCCCTCGACTTGGGAGATCAGGGTTTGCGCTCGGTTCATCCGGTCAAGCACGGCGTCGTCGGCGAATCCGGCCGCTGGCCACGGGACGGTGTCGGTGGGCGGCCAGATGTCCACAAACCCCCGCTGGGTAACCAGTTCCACGGCAAGTGCCGGCACGACGAAACGCACGCCCTGCACCAGCAGCCTGCCCAACACCAGCGTCATCGCGTAGCCCGAGGGCAGCGCGGGCGGAGACTGAGCGCCAGCCGCTTCGATGACGAACGGGGTGACCCAGGCCGACGCGGCGCGGAGATCACCGGTGTAGGAGCCGATCCAGTACTGGCTGAAGGGCAGTGGCTCCGCGCGGTCGCGATGGGCGTACAGGGCCGTGTACTCCTCGGGCGGCCCGCCCGGCCTGGGTCCGGTCGCCGAGGCCAGGAGGGACACGAGGGCGGTCTTGCACGTCCAGGCGGCGATCAGGGCCTGGTCATCGACCGACAGACGCCGGGGCTCGCCGCGGATCAGCGGCGTGA
Above is a window of Amycolatopsis sp. AA4 DNA encoding:
- a CDS encoding AraC family transcriptional regulator, with the protein product MDYVRDRVERIFCPHRLKPVGRGSGLDAWMRTKKLRDIGMVLVGYGSEVVIEPRPLKEFFVVMIPLAGHALVRSGDNEIESHPGLATIPDPDQPLSMRWSADCVKLIVRIERSALEEFLREHAGHLLDDGPVTFHPGMDVATGYGAGWADIARTMARDLDGTSSLFSDSFLARTWEQSLMLGLFRTQSPSYDSRSPEPSHIASRRHVNAALAAIRQRVDEPWTIDSLAGDLGIGKRTLQAAFHEAGSTFTGELLEARLRKARSILRDAAPGSLKVTGVFARCGLHHHGRASGQYRQLFGESPKETLRG
- the tsrT gene encoding tryptophan 2-C-methyltransferase yields the protein MSSGLVTLVNPNLVHPPITPYALDILGTSLEAAGFDVEVLDLCLDREGWSTRVEQYFSRRSPLLVGVTIRNTDTIYPQEQRVFLGSHRKIIAAIARRTQAPIVGGGVGFSSMPFALVDYFNLDFGVKGPGEVTLVRLAEALAATGDGSRVPGVIAKDHAGQLRENNHGSARLDRGRTRLVNLVTPYRRYSGREDKVDNLAYYRLGGLGNILTKNGCTYACTHCVEPDAKGSRFALRPPGAVVDEMHSLLEQGVHDLHTTDSEFNLNIAHSKRVLREIIRRKRADPSSPLHRLRLWVYVQPAPFDREYAALLAEAGCAGINVAPDHMRPDLLDGWKVTGKGHRFYDVGDVAEVCSWAREYDIPTMVEVLLGMPGETASTLRDCVRSTLALNATVVGYTLGIRVFPYSPLGQQLAELSGGTSAVPGVQSNTATEPIMLAPRRRCADAAAYERQFMFDARGGFRPVYYFSPELPDGAGATAPGDRWQSSLELLWNCVPFGDRDRVMLPTAPGLSPEDNNYADNPFLLRLTELGYTGAYWSHWPDRYKIMGSQSPANA
- a CDS encoding tryptophanase — encoded protein: MIARLPEEGTAAAAELRNADPAKSTAVARERGAGEDDRRMPAFMEPFRIKMVEPIPFPSREEREQALADAGYNLFRVPANAITIDLLTDSGTAAMSAAQWSALVSGDESYAGARSFARFERVVRGLTGYREVIPVHQGRAAERILLDAVLGPGELCVSNTHFDTTRASVESAGATALDLPASRDHEPGFGGNIDVAATEALLASPDGLRVRCLVLTITNNAGGGHPVSMTNLRAARDLCDTYDVPLLLDASRFAENAYLVTARDPAYAGRHPRDVACEAFELADGCWASLKKDGLGNIVGLIALRDADLAARCRAQLIEVEGFPTYGGLAGRDLDALAQGLEEVTDPRYLRYRAECAAWFGSQLARAGLPVIEPTGCHAVYLDAAVLLPHLPPHQLPATALANALYEHGGVRVSDLGTLVFGRPNPGGGADIPAPRELVRFALPRRVYTRSHLEYVVDKTLSVAASAASIPGYHVVEQARTLRHFTAVLKPLT